The sequence GGGTGTCATACTGCTCGTAAACCCAGCGGCGCGAGGACGCCTGGTGGCCCCCGACCAGCTTGAGCAGGGCATCGGCCACGTCCATCTGCGGCACGTCGCCGGCATCCAGCGGTGCGGGCACCTTGGGTTCGACCCAGGGACGATCATATTCAGGCGCCTCGTCGCCGAGTTCCTTGATCGGCAGGTTGGCGACTTCCTCGCCTTGCCATTTCACGCGGAAGCGCAGGTCATCGGTGGTGACGCCGACAGTGGCGAAATCGAGTTCCCACTTCTGGAACACCGCCCGGGCGACGGCCTCTTTTTCCGGATGCAGCACCATGAGCATGCGCTCCTGGCTTTCGCTCAGCATCATCTCGTAGGGCGTCATGCGCTCCTCGCGCACCGGCACCTTATCGAGATCGAGTTCGATGCCCAGGTCGCCCTTGGCGCCCATTTCGACGGCCGAGCAGGTAAGGCCGGCTGCACCCATGTCCTGGATGGCGATGACCGCGCCAGTGGCCATCAGTTCGAGGCAGGCTTCGAGCAGGCGCTTTTCGGTGAAGGGGTCGCCAACCTGGACGGTGGGGCGCTTTTCCTCGATGTCGTCGCCGAATTCGGCCGAAGCCATGGTGGCGCCGCCAACGCCATCGCGGCCGGTCTTGGCGCCCAGATAGACCACTGGCAGGCCGACGCCTTCGGCCTTGGAGTAGAATATCTTGTCGGTATCGGCGAGGCCGGCGGCAAAGGCGTTGACGAGGATATTACCGTTGTAGCGCTCGTCGAACTCGACTTCGCCCCCAACGGTCGGCACGCCGAAGGCATTGCCATAGCCGCCCACGCCGGCAACCACGCCGGAAACGAGGTGGCGGGTCTTGTCGTGGTCGGGGGAGCCGAAGCGCAGCGCATTCATCGCGGCAACGGGGCGGGCGCCCATGGTGAAGACGTCGCGCAGAATGCCGCCAACGCCGGTCGCGGCGCCCTGGTAGGGTTCGATGTAGCTGGGGTGGTTGTGCGATTCCATCTTGAAGACGATGGCTTGCCCGTCGCCTATATCGACGACGCCGGCATTCTCACCGGGACCCTGGATGACGCGCGGCCCCGTGGTCGGCAGCGTCTTGAGCCACTTCTTGGACGACTTGTACGAGCAGTGCTCGTTCCACATGGCCGAGAAGATGCCGAGCTCGGTATAGGTCGGCTCGCGCCCGATCAGGTCCAGGATCTTCTGGTATTCGTCGGGCTTGAGGCCGTGGTCGGCCACCAGTTCGGGCGTGATGCGGATGTCGTTGGGGAGGGTCATGCGAGATTTGTCCGGGTTGGGCGGGCAAGCAGGTGATCGATGGCAATGACGATGGCCGAAAGCACGGCCAGGCCAGCGGCGACGATAAGCGCGTTGAGCAGGACCGCCGGATAACCCAGGCGTTCGACCTCGAGGATGAAGTAGGGATATTCGGCGACGAACAGCCCGCGCAGCAGGATCAGGAGGAAGTATACCAGCGTCGGCAACAGCATGGCGGGCAGGTCAGTGAATTTGAGAGAGCCATGCTGGACGAAGCGAGCCCACCAGATGGCGTAGATCAGCGGGGTCGCGTAGTGCAGCAGGCGATCGGCAACCAGGTACGGACCCTGTGGGTCCCAGCTGCCGGCCAGCAGAAAGTGGTAGAACAGCAGCACCAGCGCCATCACGGCGACCATCATGCCGCGGACCCTGGGCAAGCGGAAAACGCCCAGCGGCAGGTTCGGCGCGAGTTCGGACAGATAGACCAGCACCAGGCTCAGGTTGCTGAGGATGGTGAAGAACGAAAAGAAAAACACCAGCGCCAGGGGCAGGCTGCGTGTTTCCATCGCCGCTGGGACGGTCAGCGCGAATTGCAGGACCAGCGCGCCAAGGCCCACGGCGAAACCGATGGCAGCGTTGGCACGCCCGTAGTTCATCAGGCGGCGTTGCCGAGAAGGCCGGAGAACAGTGCTCGGCCGTCGTCACCGCCATGGGCCGCCTCGATCAGGTTCTCCGGGTGCGGCATCAGGCCGAGCACGTTCTTCTTCTCATTGAAGATGCCGGCGATATCGTTGATCGAGCCGTTGGGATTGGTCCCCTCGGCATAGCGGAACGCCACGCGTCCATCGCCTTCCAGGCGATCGAGCGTCGCGCTGTCGGCAAAATAGTTGCCGTCATGATGGGCCACGGGGCAGCGGAAGACCTGGCCCTGCCGGTAGCCCCGGGTGAAGTCGGTCGCCGCGTTGACGACCTCGAGCTTGACCTCGCGGCAGACGAATTTGAGGCTCATGTTGCGCATCAGCGCACCGGGCAGGAGGCCGGATTCGATCAGGATCTGGAAGCCATTGCACACCCCGAGCACCTTGCCGCCGCGTTCGGCGTGCGACCGGACCTTGTCCATGATCGGCGAACGCGCCGCGATGGCGCCGCAGCGCAGATAGTCGCCATAGGAGAAGCCGCCGGGAATGACCACGAGGTCGACATCTGGCAGGTCCGCATCCTGATGCCAGACCGTCGCTGGGGCGGTGCCGGAAATCTTGGTCAGCGCCGCGATCATGTCGCGGTCGCGATTGAGACCGGGGAAGACGATGACTGCAGATTTCATCGACTGGTCCTCGCTATGGGGGGTGCGAGGCCCTTGTGATGAGTCTTGGCGCAAAAGGCAAGCTTCGAACCGCGCCCGGAGGGACAAATTGCTCCGGTGGAGCAATTTGAGGGTTATGCCCGAATGGCCGTCCAAGCTTACTCGGCGGGAGCGGTTACCGGCCTGCGGCGGGTCGTGCCGGGCAAATGCGCCCATGCCGGCCGTTCGAACAGAAAGCCGCCCAATCCGGTGCGCAGGACGAGCCAATAGAGGATCAGCGGCGAAACGATGGAAATGGCCATGATGGCCAGGCTCAGTACGGTGGGTTCGTCCACCCCCAGCTTGATGAGCAGTGTGCGCGAGATGCCCATGGGCAGGACGAAGGCCACATAGATCACCAGGGATTTCGAGCCCATCCAGCGCAACCAGTTCATGAATGGCAGGCGCGTGAGCAAGGCGGCAATGACGCAGAGCGCCGCCGTGCCGATCAGCGCCAGCAGCAAGTGTACGCCCGGCAGGCCGGCATAGCCCATGACGGGATGGATGGGATGCATGGCAAAGCCCGGCGAGAAGACAAGGGCTGCGTTCAGGATGGCCCAGACGGCAAGGCCCAGCAGCGCCAGCGCGGCATGTCCGGCCGCCCAATCGGCCAGCCGGAACAGGGCCGGCGCCAGCACGTAACCGGCATAGAAGAAGACGAAGTAGTGGGCAAACTGGTCGATAAGGTAGCTGCCCGTATGGATGGACAGCATCTGCAGCACGGCGGCCACCCCGAACACGGCCCATCGCGGAGCGTTCAGGCCATGCAGCAGCTTGGTGACCGCGCCGACGACCGCCAGCATGTAGATGAACCAGAGCACGCCATAGGGCTGGATCACCGCCAGGCCGATCTGCTCGACCGCGCCGCCCGGATCGGCGGCCAGCAGGCCGACCTTGAAGATGATGTGGATCAGCGCCCACAACACGTAGAAATAGAGGTAGTGCACGACGCGGCGGTCGGCGAATGCCCGCCAGGGACGGTCGATCACCTGCGACAGGAACAGCCCGGAGATCAGGAAGAATTCGGGCATGCGGAAGGGGGTGGCGAAGGCGATTGCCCAATGCAGCACGCCCACGCCGCCGGTATCCTCGCCGACGCTGGAGGCCGCATACATCATCACCACCAGGAAGATGGATAGCCCCTTGGCCATATCCACCCATTCGAGGCGCCTGTTCATCGCAACCATGTCCTGCACTCCGCTTTGCAGCGCAATCTAGTTGGTGGTGGTTGCCGCATGGTGACCTTCCCGTCAGTCGCGCCCGGAAAGCATTCGCCTTGGTTACTACGGCTCTAACGGTCAACCGGATTTTGTCGCTGCTTTAGCCGGCCTTAACGGGGCTGGCCTACAAACGGCGCGGACAGGGGGGCAAGCATGGGCAAGCAAGAGAGGTCGGCCATCTGGCTGTGGGCGGCGGTGCTGCTGCTGACCACGGCTCTGCTGCTGTTGCGGATGGCCTATAGCGGTTTCGACCAGGTGCTGTTTGGCGACAATGACGACGCCATGCGCATGGTCGTGGTGCGCGACTTCCTGGCGGGCCAGGGCTGGTTCGATCACGCACAGTATCGCATGAACACACCCTGGGGCGGCGAGATGCACTGGTCTCGCCTGGTCGACCTGCCCATAGCTGCTCTGGTGCTGATGGCGCGGCCTTTTGCCGGCGCCTCGGCGGAGATCGTTGCGGGCTTTGTCTGGCCCACGATCCTGCTGGGCCTGCTCATCTGGCTCAGCGGCAGGTTGACGCTGCGGTTGGTGGGGCGCGAGGGCCTGCTCCCCGGCATGCTCATCCTTGCCTGTTCCGTCATTACCTTTGGTGAGTTCGATTTCGGCCGCGTGGACCATCACTCGGTGCAGATCATCCTCACCCAGCTGGTGGTGCTGTTCTCGATCGATGCGCTGACCCGGCCGCGGGCGGCGCTGTGGGCTGGGCTGGCAATGGCGACGGCCCTGGCCATAGGCACCGAGGCGCTGCCGGTGGTGGTAGCCGGGATGGTCGTCTTCGGCATGATGTATGTCGTGGCACCCTCACTCCATGCGGCCGTGCGTTGGTTCGGGCTTGCCTTCGGGTTGGGTACAGTCGCCCACCTCGTCGCGGCACTGCCGCCGCAGCTGTGGTTCTCGCCGGCCTGCGACGCCATTTCCATTGTGTATGCGACCGCGGCCCTCGGGGCCGGGGCAGGGCTGGTCGGCTTGACGCTGCTGCCCCTCCGCGGTGAAAGCTGGCTCCCGCGGCTGCTTGCTGCAACAGTTGTCGGCGGCGCCTTGCTGGCGTTGCTTGCCGCGCTGTTTCCGGGCTGTCTCGCCGGTCCCTATGCCATTGTCGACCCCTGGCTTGTCGAGTACTGGCTCAAGGATATCGGCGAAGCCAAGCCGGTCTTTCAGGTGATTGCCGAGCAGCCGATCTACGTCTTGTCGACGACCGTACCCGCCCTCCTGTCGCTGGCTGCCGCGCTGCATGCCGTCATGCGGACCGAGGGGACCCGTCGAGCCGCCTGGCTGATCGTCCTGGCGGTACTGGCGATCCTGGTTGCCGTTGCCTTTGTGCAGTTGCGCAGCATCCGCATCACCCTGGCGCTGACAGGCCCGGCCTGCGCATTCTGGGTCGTGCTGGCGCGCCATCGCTACCTTCAGCGTGTGAGCTTGGCCAGCGTATTGGCGCTGGTGGGCAGCTGGGTCGGCTTTGCCGGGTTTATCTGGGCGATGGTCGCATATCCGGTTGCCATGGCGCAGGCTGCTGCCGCCGTGGAAACCGGGCCCGAGACGGAGCTGTCACATAAGGATTGCCTGGCCCCGGGCGCCTATGCGGAACTCGCCGCCATGCCCAGGGCGCGGATCATGACGCCGCTCGACCTTGGCGCCTTCATCCTGCTCTATACCGACCACGAAGTCGTCGGGACGCCCTACCACCGCAACAACCAGCAGATCCTGGACACCTACCACTTCCTCAATCATCCGATCGGGGAGGCAAAGGATATCCTGGACACGCGCGGCGTAACGCTGGTCGTGACCTGCGCGCCGCTCGCGTCCATGCGCGGGCTACCCGATGCGGCGGAAGACTCGTTCGTGCGCCTGAACAAGCGCGGTGAATTGCCTGATTGGCTGGAGCCGATCAGCGCGCCCGATAGCGTGCTGACCATCTACTCCGTTCGCAGGTAGCGCTGCCGGATCAACTCCCGCAGCCGACGAGGCAGCCAAGGGCTCCCACAGGTCGCCGGCTCAGACCGGAACAGAAGCGTAGGCCGCGAAAAGCAGGCCGAGGGTGGCGAAGAACATGACCGAGAGCGAGATTGTTTTGAGCATAGCAAAATGGTCCTGAGCCACGACACGGCGCGACTTCGGTTATCGCCTAAAGGCGTTAATTTGAGATTTCGACCGCGTAGTTTTCGATCACGGTGTTGGCCAGCAACTTCTCACACATGCTGTTGAGGGCTGAACGTGCGGCAGCCTCGTCAGTTCCGTCCAGTACCAGGTCAAAGACCTTACCCTGTCGCACAGATGCAACACCTGCAAATCCCAGGCTTTTGAGCGAGCCTTCGATGGCCTGGCCCTGCGGATCGAGAACGCCGGCCTTGAGGGTGACGGTGACGCGCGCCTTCATTGTGTCGCTCCAGACTATGCTTACTGAACCAGGCGCGGACCGGTGGTCAGCGCGTTGTCGGTTTCGACCAGGATGCCCAGGCGCTGGGCGACTTCACGATAGTTTTCGATCAGCCCGCCAAGGTTCTCGCGGAAGCGATCCTTGTCCATCTTGTTGCGGGTCTTGATGTCCCAGAGGCGGCAGCTGTCGGGGCTGATCTCGTCGGCCAGCACGATGCGCATGAGATCGCCTTCATAGAGACGACCGCATTCGATCTTGAAGTCGACCAGCTGGATGCCGACACCCATGAAGAGGCCGGTCAGGAAGTCGTTGACGCGGATGGCGAGGCTCATGATGTCGTCGAGTTCGGCGGGGGTAGCCCAGCCGAACGCGGTGATGTGCTCTTCGCTGACCATGGGGTCATGCAGCGCATCGTCCTTGTAGCAGAATTCGATGATCGAGCGGGGCAGCTGCGTGCCGGGTTCGAGACCCAGACGCTTGACCAGCGAACCGGCCGCATAGTTGCGCACGATGATCTCGAGCGGGATGATCTCGACTTCCTTGATCAGCTGCTCGCGCATGTTGATGCGGCGAATGAAGTGAGTCGGAATGCCCAGGCCATTGAGCTTGGTGAACACGAACTCGGAAATCCGGTTGTTCAGCACGCCCTTGCCATCGATGATTTCGTGGCGCGCGCCGTCGCCGGCAGTCGTATCGTCCTTGAAATACTGAACCAGCGTGCCCGGCTCAGGACCTTCAAAAAGGATCTTGGCCTTGCCCTCGTAGATTTTGCGACGACGGTTCATTGGGAATCCGGGACCGTTGAAAGGAGGGTGAATTTGGCCGCTTCATGCGCCAGAAAGCAGCAAAAAGGCAAGCTCTTTTGCACTTGCGCCTCCGATGGCCGCCCTCCGCGCCACGCATAAGGTCGCAGCGTCAGGCAAGCCGTTGATTTGGCCTGCTGAACCGCCTATGTCGATTGGCAAGCGCCGAACAGGCGGATGACAGAGCCAAGCGGGAGAGTTGCATGAGCCAGTTCGAGGATCGGCAGAAGGGCCAGGAAGCCAAGTTCGCCTTCGACGCGGAAAAGAAGTTCAAGGCCGAGGCGCGCCGCAACAAGCTGGTGGGCATCTGGGCCGCCGAGCTGATGAGCCTGACGGGCGACGATGCCAAGGCGTATGCTGCCGAAGTTGTTGCCGCCGATTTCGAGGAAGCCGGCGACGAGGACGTGTTCCGCAAGGTCTCAGCCGACCTCAAGGCCAAGGGCATCAGCATCGGCGATGACGTGATTCGCCAGAAGATGACGCAGCTGGTGCAGGTCGCCAACGAACAGATCGCCGCCGAAGGCTGATCGCGCATGGCCAGCCCGGAAGCACAGCGCATTCGGGCCGGCCTGTTTCGCTTTCCCCCCGCCGCCGACATAGCTGCCGACCGGGCAGGCTGGGAGGGATGGGCTGCGACCCAACCGTTACCCGCCGATGTCACCGAGACGACGCCCGCCTATGGCGGCGTAGCCGGGCGGCTGATTTCTCCGCCAGATCTTGAAAAAGACCGACTTGTCGTCGCCTTCCATGGAGGCGGGCTGGTGTCGGGCGCCAGCGTCACCCATCGTGGCCTGGCGGCAATGCTCGCCAAGGCGACGGCGCGCCCGGTATTCGTGCCGGACTATCGGCGCCTGCCGGAGACGGCCCCCGAAGATGTGCGCGCCGACGGCATTGCCGTTTTGGCGGCGGCCCGCAGCGCAGGACACCTGACGGTCTTTGCCGATTCCAGCGGCGCGGCGCTGGCGCTGGCGGCTATGCAGGACATGGCGAGGCGCGGGGAGGCGCTGCCGGATCGTGTCGTGTTCCTGTCGCCCGCCATCGATGCCACCCTGGCCGGTGACAGTTTTGAGGCCAATGCCGAGAAGGACCCGACGCTTTCCCATGTCTCGCTGCGGCATTGGCAGAGCGTGGTTGAGAAGGTGGCGCCCCTTGATGGCCCCATCCTGTCGCCGTTGTTTCAACCCATCGGCGGATTGCCGCCCATGCTGCTGCTGGCGGGTTCGGATGAGCTCTGGCGCGATGATGCGGTACGGCTGGCCGACCGCGTCACTGCGGCCGGCGGCACCGTTCGTCTCAGCATCTACCCCGACATGTGGCACGTATGGCCGATGAGTGGCGACATGCCCGAGACGGCGCAGGCCATGGCCGAGATCGCCGCCTTCGTTGGATGAGAGGGGCCGGCGGCGAGGCCGGCCCTAATACTTCTACTCGGCTGCCTGCGCCTGTGAGCCGGCGGCATTGAGTGCCTGGTCGAGGTCCGCCAGGATGTCGTCGATATGCTCGATGCCGATCGAGAGCCGCACATAGCCCGGAGTCACACCGGCCGAAAGCTGCTCGGCTGGTTCGAGCTGGCTATGTGTGGTGGTCGCGGGATGGATGGCCAACGACCGCGCGTCACCGATATTGGCCGCGTGGTAGAGCAGCTTGAGCGAGTCAATGAACCGCGCGCCGGCTTCCCGACCGTTGGCGAGTTCGAAGCCGATCAGCGCGCCCTTGCCGCGGGTGAGATACTTGTCGGCATTGATCCTCTGCTGCCCCGTTTGCAGCGAGGGATGCGTGACCGATGTAATTTCCGGACGCTTGCTCAGCCATTCGGCCACCTTGGCCGCGTTCTCGAAATGTCGATCGACGCGAAGCGCCAGGGTTTCGAGCCCCTGGATGGTGAGGAAAGCGTTGAACGGCGACAGCGCGGCGCCGTGGGTGCGCAACAGGGTCGTGCGCGCCTTTAGGATATAGGCCACAGGACCGAGAGGCTTGGCCGCCTCGACCCAGACCGCTCCGTGATAGGCCTGGTCCGGTGTGTTGAGCAGCGGCTGGCGTTGCGGATGCGCGGCCCAGTCGAAATTGCCGCCATCGACGATGATGCCGCCGATCGAGGTGCCGTGGCCGCCCAGATACTTGGTGGAGGAATAGACCACTACCGCGGCCCCATGCTCGAAGGGGCGGGCGGTCAGAGGAGCGGCGGTGTTGTCAACGATCAGCGGAATGCCGAATTCGCGACCGATGGCGGCCACTTCGGCAATCGGAAGGACCGCCAGCTTCGGATTTGGCAGGGTCTCGGCATAGTAGGCGCGGGTCTTGTCGTCGGTAGCCCGGCGGAAGTTTTCCGGATCGGACGGATCGACGAAGCGGACTTCGATACCGGCCTCGCGGAAGGTGTTCTTGAACAGGTTATAGGTGCCGCCATAGAGGTCGGTGGAAGCCACGATATTGTCGCCGACGACGGCAAGGTTCTGCACGGCATAGGCCGAGGCCGCCTGACCGGAGGCCACCGCCAGCGCCGCGACCCCGCCTTCAAGCGCGGCGACGCGCTGTTCCAGTACGTCGGTCGTCGGGTTGCCCAGGCGGGTATAGATGTTGCCCAGCTGCTTGAGCGCAAAGAGGTCCGCGGCGTGCTCGCTGCTTTCGAACTGGAACGAGGTGGTCTGGTAGATGGGAACCGCCACCGAGCCGGTCGCGGGATCGGCGCGCCAGCCAGCGTGCAGACCCTGGGTTTCGGGATGCTTGGAATTTACGGTCATTTGCGGCCTCCATGTGCTACTCGCAATGCAAGCCTAGGACGCCTCGGCGCGGTGGGCGAGGGTTTTGCTACCAATTTAATAGAGATTACGCGGAAAGCGATTCCGCTCGTTCCCCCTTTGGCGGCAAGCGATGGCTTGTGTCACCTAGCTTGAAGGCCATGGCGATGGAGGCTGGTGCGACCGGGGTGAAGCCGTATTTCGCGTAGAGATGCTGCGCGTCGCCGTCGGCGATGAGGCTCACATAGGCGCTGGCCGGGGCGTTGGCGCGGATGTGGTCGACGAGCGCGCTCAT comes from Devosia oryziradicis and encodes:
- the purL gene encoding phosphoribosylformylglycinamidine synthase subunit PurL; amino-acid sequence: MTLPNDIRITPELVADHGLKPDEYQKILDLIGREPTYTELGIFSAMWNEHCSYKSSKKWLKTLPTTGPRVIQGPGENAGVVDIGDGQAIVFKMESHNHPSYIEPYQGAATGVGGILRDVFTMGARPVAAMNALRFGSPDHDKTRHLVSGVVAGVGGYGNAFGVPTVGGEVEFDERYNGNILVNAFAAGLADTDKIFYSKAEGVGLPVVYLGAKTGRDGVGGATMASAEFGDDIEEKRPTVQVGDPFTEKRLLEACLELMATGAVIAIQDMGAAGLTCSAVEMGAKGDLGIELDLDKVPVREERMTPYEMMLSESQERMLMVLHPEKEAVARAVFQKWELDFATVGVTTDDLRFRVKWQGEEVANLPIKELGDEAPEYDRPWVEPKVPAPLDAGDVPQMDVADALLKLVGGHQASSRRWVYEQYDTLIQGNSLQRPGGDAGVIRVEGHATKGLAFSSDVTPRYCEADPFEGGKQAVAECWRNLTATGAEPLAATDNLNFGNPERPEIMGQLVHAINGIGEACKALDFPIVSGNVSLYNETNGRGILPTPTIGGVGLLPDWNQMARIGFAAENQVILLVGSPASRGTHLGQSIYLRDLFGRKDGPAPHVDLAHERRTGDFVRKLIRSGIATACHDLSDGGLGVGLAEMAVASGIGATITDLVDQDPILQYFGEDQGRYLVTVNLDPQGEAMAALWREAEAAGVFAPWIGTTGGADLVLGAARPVPVSALKAAHEGWFPSYMDGKAA
- a CDS encoding Pr6Pr family membrane protein, which codes for MNYGRANAAIGFAVGLGALVLQFALTVPAAMETRSLPLALVFFFSFFTILSNLSLVLVYLSELAPNLPLGVFRLPRVRGMMVAVMALVLLFYHFLLAGSWDPQGPYLVADRLLHYATPLIYAIWWARFVQHGSLKFTDLPAMLLPTLVYFLLILLRGLFVAEYPYFILEVERLGYPAVLLNALIVAAGLAVLSAIVIAIDHLLARPTRTNLA
- the purQ gene encoding phosphoribosylformylglycinamidine synthase subunit PurQ — protein: MKSAVIVFPGLNRDRDMIAALTKISGTAPATVWHQDADLPDVDLVVIPGGFSYGDYLRCGAIAARSPIMDKVRSHAERGGKVLGVCNGFQILIESGLLPGALMRNMSLKFVCREVKLEVVNAATDFTRGYRQGQVFRCPVAHHDGNYFADSATLDRLEGDGRVAFRYAEGTNPNGSINDIAGIFNEKKNVLGLMPHPENLIEAAHGGDDGRALFSGLLGNAA
- a CDS encoding acyltransferase family protein, which produces MNRRLEWVDMAKGLSIFLVVMMYAASSVGEDTGGVGVLHWAIAFATPFRMPEFFLISGLFLSQVIDRPWRAFADRRVVHYLYFYVLWALIHIIFKVGLLAADPGGAVEQIGLAVIQPYGVLWFIYMLAVVGAVTKLLHGLNAPRWAVFGVAAVLQMLSIHTGSYLIDQFAHYFVFFYAGYVLAPALFRLADWAAGHAALALLGLAVWAILNAALVFSPGFAMHPIHPVMGYAGLPGVHLLLALIGTAALCVIAALLTRLPFMNWLRWMGSKSLVIYVAFVLPMGISRTLLIKLGVDEPTVLSLAIMAISIVSPLILYWLVLRTGLGGFLFERPAWAHLPGTTRRRPVTAPAE
- the purS gene encoding phosphoribosylformylglycinamidine synthase subunit PurS, translated to MKARVTVTLKAGVLDPQGQAIEGSLKSLGFAGVASVRQGKVFDLVLDGTDEAAARSALNSMCEKLLANTVIENYAVEISN
- the purC gene encoding phosphoribosylaminoimidazolesuccinocarboxamide synthase, translating into MNRRRKIYEGKAKILFEGPEPGTLVQYFKDDTTAGDGARHEIIDGKGVLNNRISEFVFTKLNGLGIPTHFIRRINMREQLIKEVEIIPLEIIVRNYAAGSLVKRLGLEPGTQLPRSIIEFCYKDDALHDPMVSEEHITAFGWATPAELDDIMSLAIRVNDFLTGLFMGVGIQLVDFKIECGRLYEGDLMRIVLADEISPDSCRLWDIKTRNKMDKDRFRENLGGLIENYREVAQRLGILVETDNALTTGPRLVQ
- a CDS encoding DUF1476 domain-containing protein, with amino-acid sequence MSQFEDRQKGQEAKFAFDAEKKFKAEARRNKLVGIWAAELMSLTGDDAKAYAAEVVAADFEEAGDEDVFRKVSADLKAKGISIGDDVIRQKMTQLVQVANEQIAAEG
- a CDS encoding alpha/beta hydrolase: MASPEAQRIRAGLFRFPPAADIAADRAGWEGWAATQPLPADVTETTPAYGGVAGRLISPPDLEKDRLVVAFHGGGLVSGASVTHRGLAAMLAKATARPVFVPDYRRLPETAPEDVRADGIAVLAAARSAGHLTVFADSSGAALALAAMQDMARRGEALPDRVVFLSPAIDATLAGDSFEANAEKDPTLSHVSLRHWQSVVEKVAPLDGPILSPLFQPIGGLPPMLLLAGSDELWRDDAVRLADRVTAAGGTVRLSIYPDMWHVWPMSGDMPETAQAMAEIAAFVG
- a CDS encoding O-acetylhomoserine aminocarboxypropyltransferase/cysteine synthase family protein: MTVNSKHPETQGLHAGWRADPATGSVAVPIYQTTSFQFESSEHAADLFALKQLGNIYTRLGNPTTDVLEQRVAALEGGVAALAVASGQAASAYAVQNLAVVGDNIVASTDLYGGTYNLFKNTFREAGIEVRFVDPSDPENFRRATDDKTRAYYAETLPNPKLAVLPIAEVAAIGREFGIPLIVDNTAAPLTARPFEHGAAVVVYSSTKYLGGHGTSIGGIIVDGGNFDWAAHPQRQPLLNTPDQAYHGAVWVEAAKPLGPVAYILKARTTLLRTHGAALSPFNAFLTIQGLETLALRVDRHFENAAKVAEWLSKRPEITSVTHPSLQTGQQRINADKYLTRGKGALIGFELANGREAGARFIDSLKLLYHAANIGDARSLAIHPATTTHSQLEPAEQLSAGVTPGYVRLSIGIEHIDDILADLDQALNAAGSQAQAAE